From Methanosarcina lacustris Z-7289, one genomic window encodes:
- a CDS encoding helix-turn-helix transcriptional regulator, translating into MTKGPKSADEIKNRLNGDAFSIMPQLKKLKDMDVIVQEKDIYKLSDIGKIIGEKILPLTELLQVFEGNDNYWSTHDRRPIPEPLMNKLHMLGKCKLDEPDLDHLFEFPEDLKEMVFRSERIRSFYSFFCPECPTIQATCAKNGAKVDLILDEKIYDRLKKDFEDTYGSLLENNVSLYIYRGKIKPSSFIISDEFMMLKLFGKEGQFDHRKIMSFNKSAIEWGNELADYYIGLSEKVN; encoded by the coding sequence TTGACAAAAGGACCGAAAAGCGCCGATGAAATAAAAAACAGACTTAATGGCGATGCATTTTCAATAATGCCACAGCTAAAAAAGTTGAAAGATATGGATGTTATTGTCCAGGAAAAAGACATCTACAAACTCTCGGACATCGGGAAAATAATTGGGGAAAAAATACTGCCTTTGACGGAGCTCCTTCAGGTTTTTGAGGGAAATGACAATTACTGGTCAACGCATGACAGAAGGCCAATCCCCGAACCTCTAATGAATAAACTGCACATGCTCGGAAAATGCAAACTGGATGAACCTGACCTGGATCACCTCTTTGAATTCCCGGAGGATCTGAAAGAAATGGTATTCAGGTCAGAGAGAATCAGAAGCTTTTACTCATTCTTTTGCCCCGAATGTCCTACAATTCAGGCAACCTGTGCAAAAAATGGAGCAAAAGTAGACCTTATTCTGGATGAAAAGATATACGACCGACTAAAAAAAGACTTTGAGGACACATACGGATCACTGCTTGAAAACAATGTTTCACTCTACATTTACAGGGGAAAAATAAAACCGTCCTCCTTCATAATTTCAGATGAATTTATGATGCTGAAACTCTTCGGAAAGGAAGGACAGTTTGACCACCGAAAAATCATGAGTTTCAATAAAAGCGCCATTGAATGGGGAAACGAACTTGCTGATTACTACATAGGACTTTCGGAAAAAGTAAATTAA
- the mtaA gene encoding methylcobamide:CoM methyltransferase MtaA: MADPDLRDRFLNTLKGKAVDKVPVLSVTQTGTVELMKESGAAWPEAHFDAEKMADLALSAHTFAGLEAVRYPFCLTVLSEALSCKINPGRLDIQPSPGSNPFAEKPETLELPLDFAERGRIPLIANVTAILRKKAGEEVPLIAGMEGPASLASRLIGTYNFLTWTLKKPETLKEFIKITGAVCSRYTEVLYEAGVDAVCIVDGIAGPDTLDPKDFEIFMRPEYEKFCRAGKGIKLIHICGNSVPILKSISECGFQGISIEEKVTDLQAAKKLVGSKTKLIGNLASSGVMLNGTCEEIKTEATKCLEDGIDILAPGCGIAPKTPIKNIRALVEARDEYYIKLEYQA; the protein is encoded by the coding sequence ATGGCAGATCCGGACCTGAGAGACCGTTTCCTGAATACCCTGAAAGGAAAAGCTGTGGATAAAGTGCCGGTTCTTTCGGTTACCCAGACCGGGACCGTGGAACTCATGAAAGAGAGCGGAGCAGCCTGGCCTGAGGCTCATTTTGATGCGGAGAAAATGGCAGACCTTGCCCTTTCAGCTCATACCTTTGCAGGCCTTGAAGCCGTTCGCTACCCCTTCTGCCTCACTGTCCTATCCGAAGCTCTGAGCTGCAAGATTAACCCGGGCAGATTGGACATTCAGCCGTCTCCGGGCTCTAACCCTTTTGCAGAAAAACCGGAAACGCTGGAACTTCCCTTAGACTTTGCGGAGAGGGGAAGAATTCCACTTATTGCTAATGTGACAGCTATTTTGAGAAAAAAAGCAGGTGAAGAGGTCCCTCTCATAGCAGGAATGGAAGGCCCGGCGTCCCTGGCTTCAAGATTGATTGGTACGTACAATTTCCTTACCTGGACACTTAAAAAGCCCGAAACATTAAAAGAATTCATTAAAATCACAGGAGCAGTCTGTTCCAGATACACAGAAGTGCTTTACGAAGCAGGGGTAGATGCTGTCTGCATAGTTGATGGGATAGCAGGGCCTGACACGCTTGATCCCAAAGACTTTGAGATTTTTATGAGGCCCGAATATGAAAAATTCTGCAGAGCCGGAAAAGGAATAAAGCTTATACATATCTGTGGAAACTCGGTCCCTATCCTCAAATCTATTTCAGAGTGTGGTTTTCAGGGGATCAGTATAGAAGAAAAAGTAACCGACCTGCAAGCTGCAAAAAAACTTGTAGGAAGCAAAACAAAACTGATAGGAAACCTTGCTTCATCAGGAGTCATGCTTAACGGGACCTGTGAAGAGATAAAAACAGAGGCAACGAAGTGCCTGGAAGATGGTATTGATATACTCGCTCCCGGCTGCGGGATTGCCCCTAAAACTCCGATAAAAAATATAAGGGCGCTTGTTGAAGCGAGAGATGAGTATTATATCAAGCTTGAATATCAAGCTTGA
- a CDS encoding hydantoinase/oxoprolinase family protein, which translates to MYLGLGIDTGGTYTDAAIMDMSNGTVIESNKALTTYPDLIRGIKNSIEGLTQDCLKRIKFVSVSTTLATNTTLEGKGYPAGLIFIGHTIPKKLASHYVISIGGGHDSDGNEIAPLEDLETVKEFVRQVKNKVAAFAVSGYFGVRNPEHELRVKEAIQEITDMPVVCGHELSMSLGAYERAVTALLNAELIPVSKQFIESIQAVIEEKEIKATLMMMKCDGSLVHIEEALQKPVESIFSGPAASLVGAAHLTGLHTCVTMDVGGTSTDIAMISEGIPEISDAGAKVGGWKTMVKAIRMDTSALGGDSLVWIKRKPYLGPTRVIPLCLAASEFPEILEKLEKSDVPGERIMDEIIQPTSFFIKTGVNSPELLSGELEEDERAIIEHLGTEPLSVFEISERTGKHPMMFAGTLKNLIRKRYVSQIGFTPTDALHVLGEYVRWDGRASFIGAKVLGKTLKKGAEEFSAQVKAEVVRKLTLELISFFAEDLKKEDIEKMIGKEAFLKFHIKVPVVLVGAPVRAYLKELNEAVDADIRIPAFHDVGNAVGALVGKIVHRTEVLIRPSAAGKAEYSVFSRLGKEIFEDYGKALDYGLKLSHRMISEYMDGYDLEMDNVAFDLRQNDVGSRGKAPLETRLVGVGVGTTGKLA; encoded by the coding sequence ATGTATCTGGGACTGGGCATTGATACTGGTGGGACATATACCGATGCCGCTATTATGGATATGTCAAATGGAACCGTGATCGAGTCAAATAAAGCGCTTACAACTTATCCTGACCTTATAAGGGGAATAAAGAATTCAATTGAAGGACTGACCCAGGATTGCCTGAAAAGGATAAAATTCGTTTCTGTGTCTACGACCCTTGCTACCAATACTACTCTTGAGGGCAAAGGCTATCCTGCGGGGCTAATTTTTATAGGGCACACTATACCGAAAAAACTTGCCAGCCATTACGTAATATCAATAGGAGGCGGGCACGATTCCGATGGAAACGAAATTGCTCCTCTTGAAGACCTGGAAACCGTAAAAGAATTTGTCAGGCAGGTAAAGAACAAAGTGGCTGCTTTTGCAGTTTCCGGCTATTTTGGAGTCAGGAATCCGGAACATGAACTCAGAGTAAAGGAAGCAATTCAGGAAATAACTGACATGCCTGTTGTTTGCGGGCACGAACTTTCCATGAGTCTGGGGGCTTACGAAAGGGCTGTAACAGCTCTCCTGAACGCTGAACTGATCCCGGTAAGCAAGCAGTTCATCGAATCCATCCAGGCAGTAATTGAAGAAAAAGAGATAAAGGCAACCCTGATGATGATGAAATGCGACGGGTCCCTGGTCCACATCGAAGAAGCCCTGCAAAAGCCTGTCGAATCGATCTTCTCCGGACCCGCTGCAAGCCTTGTGGGAGCTGCACACCTGACAGGCCTGCACACCTGCGTGACAATGGACGTGGGAGGCACAAGCACGGATATAGCCATGATTTCCGAGGGCATTCCCGAGATCAGCGACGCGGGAGCAAAAGTAGGGGGCTGGAAAACAATGGTAAAAGCAATCAGGATGGACACCTCGGCCCTTGGAGGAGACAGCCTGGTCTGGATTAAAAGAAAACCCTACCTTGGGCCCACAAGAGTGATCCCTCTCTGCCTGGCAGCTTCAGAGTTCCCGGAGATTCTGGAGAAACTCGAAAAAAGCGATGTTCCAGGCGAACGCATTATGGATGAAATTATACAGCCGACTTCATTTTTCATAAAGACTGGGGTGAACTCTCCTGAGCTTCTTAGCGGAGAACTTGAAGAAGATGAGAGGGCAATAATCGAACACCTCGGGACAGAGCCTCTTTCGGTATTTGAGATCTCGGAAAGGACTGGAAAACACCCTATGATGTTTGCAGGAACTCTGAAAAACCTCATCCGAAAGAGATATGTAAGCCAGATCGGATTTACTCCAACCGATGCCCTGCATGTGCTTGGAGAATATGTAAGATGGGATGGGAGAGCTTCCTTCATAGGCGCTAAAGTCCTTGGAAAGACTCTCAAAAAAGGTGCGGAAGAGTTTTCAGCCCAGGTTAAAGCTGAAGTCGTAAGAAAACTTACTCTAGAATTGATTTCTTTCTTTGCAGAAGACCTGAAAAAAGAGGATATTGAAAAGATGATAGGAAAGGAAGCTTTCTTGAAATTCCATATAAAGGTCCCTGTAGTCTTGGTAGGTGCGCCTGTAAGAGCCTATCTAAAAGAACTGAATGAGGCTGTGGATGCAGACATAAGGATTCCTGCATTCCACGATGTGGGAAATGCCGTGGGCGCCCTTGTAGGAAAAATCGTCCACAGGACAGAGGTCCTTATCCGTCCTTCAGCAGCAGGGAAAGCAGAATATTCCGTATTCTCCAGGCTTGGAAAGGAGATCTTTGAGGATTACGGAAAAGCCCTGGACTACGGACTCAAGCTCAGCCACAGGATGATTTCGGAGTACATGGACGGATACGACCTGGAGATGGACAACGTGGCTTTCGACCTCCGACAGAATGACGTGGGGAGCAGGGGAAAAGCTCCACTGGAGACCCGCCTGGTCGGAGTCGGGGTAGGAACAACCGGAAAGCTGGCATAA
- a CDS encoding uroporphyrinogen decarboxylase family protein, which translates to MAADILNQLAEAVVDGDDDLAEELAHKSLADGVDPYDAIVNGLARGMAIVSDQYEKGEAFVPNLLLASGAMYAGMDILTPYMKAAESGMQAVGVIGTIEGDVHDIGKNLVKTMLSAGGFKMIDLGADVPIEKFIETAKENKADLISMSALMTTTMTNMEKVIEILQEEGIRDSMVVMIGGAPVSEEYAAGIGADSTHPDAMHASAWASEAVKELDPKDARWSEVKVNLGKIKYREILAKKVVSEKVDVGLETANKIKEEFESIGVKSKEEMTHIDRTVSAMSDKKVDRLPVYPLACGVLRKFAGVNYRDYATKAEPFTQSAFLGCKYLDLDMFVGLADLSATSADFGCKIKYPEDDTPSSEGHIKDYEKIEVPELKKGTRGYELVMASKMAKEKLNKELNTPFVGFHEGPLLTLTQLMGADRILMDMKTQPDVVLEAVQKCTDYICQLSELFFSEGACDALCIDNLWSNNVIMSEQDYWKFDGKFVFDQHIPIFKQYNQPYVVHNCADAVHFDTQIRKFGTSLYSYAYYEKSREKGSKNYADLIPKYGDICCMMGEVNPVEFMDGSAAGVQKVKDDTRNLLQNVMPVLKENGYQSKYILSTGCEIPPGGPLSTVQAMVNTVKELGPELQKNIMG; encoded by the coding sequence ATGGCAGCAGATATCTTGAACCAATTAGCGGAAGCTGTCGTCGACGGAGACGATGACCTTGCAGAAGAACTTGCACATAAATCACTGGCTGACGGCGTTGACCCCTACGACGCGATCGTCAATGGGCTGGCAAGAGGAATGGCAATTGTCAGCGACCAGTACGAAAAGGGAGAAGCCTTTGTACCCAACCTGCTCCTTGCCTCTGGCGCAATGTATGCAGGCATGGACATCCTTACCCCTTACATGAAGGCAGCAGAATCAGGCATGCAGGCAGTGGGTGTTATAGGAACCATTGAGGGAGACGTGCACGACATCGGAAAGAACCTCGTCAAGACGATGCTCAGTGCCGGTGGTTTCAAAATGATCGACCTGGGAGCAGATGTCCCGATCGAGAAATTTATCGAAACCGCAAAAGAGAACAAGGCTGACCTGATCTCCATGAGCGCCCTGATGACCACAACCATGACCAACATGGAAAAAGTCATTGAAATCCTCCAGGAAGAGGGAATTCGCGACTCTATGGTTGTAATGATAGGAGGCGCTCCTGTTTCTGAAGAGTATGCCGCAGGAATCGGTGCAGACTCAACCCACCCTGATGCAATGCACGCAAGCGCCTGGGCATCCGAAGCCGTAAAAGAACTTGATCCCAAAGACGCAAGGTGGAGCGAAGTGAAGGTCAACCTTGGGAAGATCAAATACAGGGAAATCCTCGCAAAGAAAGTAGTCTCCGAAAAGGTCGATGTCGGGCTTGAGACTGCAAACAAGATTAAGGAAGAATTCGAAAGCATTGGCGTGAAAAGCAAGGAGGAAATGACCCACATCGACAGGACCGTATCCGCGATGTCCGACAAGAAGGTCGACCGCCTGCCTGTCTATCCACTCGCCTGTGGTGTGCTCAGGAAGTTTGCCGGGGTCAACTACAGGGACTATGCCACAAAAGCAGAACCTTTCACCCAGAGTGCTTTCCTTGGCTGTAAATACCTGGACCTTGATATGTTCGTGGGTCTCGCCGACCTTTCAGCCACATCCGCAGACTTCGGATGTAAGATCAAATACCCCGAAGACGACACCCCGTCCTCCGAAGGGCACATTAAAGACTATGAGAAGATCGAAGTTCCTGAACTTAAAAAAGGAACCCGCGGCTACGAACTGGTCATGGCCTCAAAGATGGCAAAGGAAAAACTCAACAAGGAACTCAACACTCCCTTCGTTGGTTTCCACGAGGGCCCACTCCTTACCCTTACCCAGCTTATGGGTGCAGACCGCATCCTCATGGACATGAAGACCCAGCCTGATGTTGTCCTTGAAGCAGTCCAGAAGTGTACCGACTACATCTGCCAGCTCTCAGAGCTCTTCTTCAGTGAAGGCGCCTGTGACGCTCTCTGTATCGACAACCTCTGGTCAAACAATGTCATCATGAGCGAACAGGACTACTGGAAGTTCGACGGCAAGTTTGTCTTCGACCAGCACATCCCGATTTTCAAGCAGTACAACCAGCCGTACGTCGTCCACAACTGTGCTGATGCTGTACACTTCGATACCCAGATCAGGAAGTTTGGAACCTCCCTGTACAGCTATGCATACTACGAGAAATCCAGGGAAAAGGGCTCCAAGAACTACGCAGACCTCATCCCCAAATACGGAGACATCTGCTGTATGATGGGTGAAGTAAACCCTGTTGAGTTCATGGACGGCTCTGCAGCCGGCGTGCAGAAAGTCAAGGACGACACCAGGAACCTGCTCCAAAACGTGATGCCTGTGCTCAAGGAGAACGGTTACCAATCCAAGTATATCTTGTCCACTGGCTGTGAAATCCCACCAGGAGGACCACTGTCCACTGTCCAGGCAATGGTGAACACCGTAAAGGAACTTGGTCCGGAACTCCAGAAGAATATAATGGGGTAA
- a CDS encoding TCP-1/cpn60 chaperonin family protein: MASELKTQASPNRESQDGMAKLARTIRDKIFIDEPVKEEELIDQLERAAIEIDELLGSSLGPKGMNKIIINPVGDIFVTSDGKVILKEMDVLHPIVTSLKKLAESMDKACGDGTKTAVIFASNLIKNAVRLIRTGVHPTIVIEGYELAMQKAYEMLQYSIKQASEEDIRTTIMCSATGKGIERQQAEAVTDIVLQVIKHLSEKQAGRLDLNRNIKILKKKGGSEIVSIEGLILDENPARVDMPAEFESPAVLITNYDLKIKSGYLNPQHNLKMDSVQTALLFEERKKQMCGEIARKIIDSGANVLFSEGDIDPYIETLLRDNNILAFKKLKMKDLEKLAEATGTTLMAQPDEIHPNDLGKADSVKVEKKNGENFVFVAVKEKAIATIMIWEPIKYGLDKVEEAVDDALNNAAFLMKNREIVNGGGAIEFELAHMVRLFAATQTGKKQLAVQAYAESLEKIPTILARNMGMNAIDAMAQMRNSYSRGIEARIDLSRKVTEKGPKVYDSATVKKLAIIAGTETARNVLRIDEIVPKR, translated from the coding sequence ATGGCAAGCGAACTAAAAACACAAGCAAGCCCTAACAGAGAAAGCCAGGACGGAATGGCAAAACTGGCCCGGACGATTAGGGACAAGATCTTTATCGACGAGCCGGTAAAAGAAGAAGAGCTTATCGACCAGCTTGAAAGGGCAGCCATAGAGATTGACGAGCTGCTGGGCTCATCCCTCGGACCGAAGGGGATGAACAAGATAATAATAAATCCCGTGGGGGATATTTTCGTTACAAGCGACGGGAAAGTCATCTTAAAAGAAATGGATGTGCTTCACCCGATCGTAACTTCCCTTAAAAAGCTTGCCGAATCAATGGATAAAGCCTGCGGAGACGGCACAAAAACAGCTGTGATTTTTGCAAGCAACCTGATTAAAAACGCTGTCAGACTCATCAGGACAGGGGTACACCCGACAATCGTTATAGAAGGTTACGAACTTGCCATGCAAAAAGCGTATGAGATGCTGCAGTACAGCATAAAGCAGGCATCAGAAGAAGACATACGCACAACAATAATGTGCTCAGCAACAGGAAAAGGGATTGAAAGGCAGCAGGCAGAAGCTGTTACGGACATCGTCCTTCAAGTAATAAAGCACCTGAGCGAAAAGCAGGCTGGAAGGCTCGACCTGAACCGAAATATCAAAATCCTTAAAAAGAAAGGCGGGTCGGAGATTGTTTCAATAGAAGGCCTGATTCTTGATGAAAACCCGGCAAGAGTTGATATGCCAGCTGAATTCGAAAGCCCTGCGGTCCTGATTACGAATTATGACCTCAAGATAAAAAGCGGATACTTAAACCCCCAGCATAACCTCAAAATGGATTCCGTACAGACCGCGCTCCTTTTTGAAGAAAGAAAAAAACAAATGTGCGGGGAAATCGCCAGAAAAATTATTGATTCAGGAGCAAACGTGCTTTTTTCTGAAGGGGATATAGATCCGTATATCGAAACCCTGCTCAGGGACAACAATATACTGGCTTTCAAGAAACTGAAGATGAAAGACCTTGAGAAGCTTGCGGAAGCAACAGGCACGACCCTGATGGCACAGCCGGATGAGATTCACCCCAACGACCTCGGAAAAGCAGACAGTGTAAAGGTAGAAAAGAAAAACGGAGAAAACTTCGTTTTCGTGGCCGTGAAAGAAAAAGCAATAGCCACCATCATGATCTGGGAACCCATCAAATACGGACTGGACAAGGTGGAAGAGGCTGTTGATGATGCCCTGAATAATGCGGCATTCCTTATGAAAAACAGGGAAATCGTGAATGGAGGAGGGGCAATAGAGTTTGAACTGGCGCACATGGTCAGGCTGTTTGCGGCAACACAGACCGGAAAAAAACAGCTTGCAGTCCAGGCGTATGCAGAGTCCCTCGAAAAAATCCCCACGATTCTTGCCAGAAATATGGGAATGAATGCAATTGATGCAATGGCACAGATGCGGAATTCATATTCAAGAGGGATAGAGGCAAGGATAGACCTCTCACGAAAAGTGACCGAAAAAGGGCCCAAGGTATACGATTCGGCAACTGTAAAAAAACTCGCAATTATCGCAGGCACGGAGACTGCAAGAAACGTGCTCAGGATTGACGAAATAGTCCCGAAGAGATGA
- a CDS encoding uroporphyrinogen decarboxylase family protein — protein MAKEDILNGLTDAVVEGDDDLAEEFAQKALDEGVDAYEAIIDGLAKGMNVVSDMYEKGEAFVPSLLLAADAMYAGMEILTPYIKTDATNVPRNVVVGTVEGDVHDIGKNLVKTMITAAGYNAIDLGVDVPLDKFVETAKEKKAVAISMSTLMTTTMGGMETVIEQLQEEGLRDSLVVMVGGAPISRDYAESIGADGTAGDASGAVETLSSLVSALPADLWSESSVSASKMKYKEILAQKGTREDIDVGLLTAEKILADYDSVVPKFNETMTKKERFVSAFQDKKVDRLPVAPLICGLSRKFVPCSYADYSTKAEMYAASAVAGTKYFNIDNFVGLTDLCVVAGDFGATIRVPEEDTPAAIGHLEDYETMEVPEIKEGTRAYNLIQGNKLATEKAKAIDAPITALFEGPMVALTQIMGATRVLSDLRTNPDVVQKALDKTTEYCKEMAKMMFEEAQPDNLCLVTLWTNNIILGADEYMKTEGKAMQNVFAPLYKEYNKPMVVHNCADAPHWDLIKKWDTKYYSYTFYPEQVNKGSKDHKYLIENYGKDVMFGGEVSPIAFMDNSPANIEKIRNETIALQESVLNTLKENGMQSKYVIATGCEVPPKGPCDTVTAQSYTVAETGPELYKKIIG, from the coding sequence ATGGCAAAAGAAGATATTTTGAACGGTTTAACGGATGCTGTCGTTGAAGGAGACGACGACCTTGCAGAAGAATTTGCACAGAAAGCTCTTGACGAAGGAGTCGACGCATATGAAGCTATCATTGATGGTCTCGCAAAGGGCATGAATGTAGTCAGTGACATGTACGAGAAGGGAGAAGCCTTCGTACCCAGCCTTCTGCTCGCTGCTGATGCAATGTATGCAGGAATGGAAATCCTTACCCCTTACATAAAGACTGACGCAACCAATGTTCCACGGAATGTCGTCGTTGGTACTGTTGAAGGCGACGTGCACGATATCGGGAAGAACCTCGTCAAGACAATGATCACCGCCGCAGGTTACAACGCAATTGACCTTGGTGTCGATGTCCCACTCGATAAATTCGTTGAAACTGCAAAGGAAAAGAAGGCAGTTGCAATCTCCATGAGCACCCTGATGACCACCACCATGGGAGGCATGGAAACTGTTATAGAACAGCTTCAGGAAGAAGGTCTCAGAGACTCCCTTGTCGTCATGGTCGGCGGTGCACCCATTTCCAGGGACTACGCAGAATCCATCGGAGCAGATGGCACAGCCGGGGACGCAAGCGGAGCAGTCGAGACTCTGTCTTCCCTTGTAAGCGCACTTCCTGCTGATTTATGGAGCGAATCCTCAGTCTCAGCAAGCAAGATGAAGTACAAGGAAATCCTCGCACAGAAGGGCACCAGGGAAGACATCGACGTTGGGCTCCTCACCGCAGAGAAGATCCTCGCAGATTACGACTCCGTTGTACCCAAGTTCAACGAGACCATGACCAAGAAGGAAAGGTTTGTTTCCGCTTTCCAGGACAAGAAAGTCGACAGGCTTCCGGTCGCACCCCTCATCTGCGGTCTCTCCAGGAAGTTTGTACCCTGCTCCTACGCAGACTACTCCACCAAGGCAGAAATGTATGCAGCCAGTGCAGTCGCAGGTACCAAGTACTTCAACATTGACAACTTCGTTGGCCTTACTGACCTTTGTGTGGTCGCAGGTGACTTCGGTGCAACCATCAGAGTCCCTGAAGAAGATACCCCTGCAGCAATCGGACACCTTGAAGACTACGAAACCATGGAAGTCCCTGAAATCAAGGAAGGCACCCGTGCATACAACCTTATCCAGGGCAACAAACTTGCAACCGAGAAGGCAAAGGCAATTGATGCACCCATCACAGCTCTTTTCGAAGGCCCGATGGTAGCCCTGACCCAGATCATGGGAGCAACCCGTGTCCTCTCCGACCTCAGGACCAACCCCGACGTTGTCCAGAAGGCTCTTGATAAGACCACCGAGTACTGTAAGGAAATGGCCAAGATGATGTTCGAGGAAGCCCAGCCTGACAACCTCTGTCTGGTAACTCTCTGGACTAACAACATCATCCTCGGAGCAGACGAATATATGAAGACCGAAGGAAAGGCCATGCAGAACGTCTTCGCCCCGCTCTACAAGGAGTACAACAAGCCTATGGTTGTCCACAACTGTGCAGATGCCCCTCACTGGGACCTCATCAAAAAATGGGACACCAAGTACTACAGCTACACCTTCTATCCCGAGCAGGTAAACAAAGGCTCCAAGGACCACAAGTACCTCATTGAGAACTACGGCAAAGATGTAATGTTCGGCGGAGAAGTCAGCCCAATCGCATTCATGGACAACAGCCCCGCAAACATCGAAAAGATCAGGAACGAAACAATTGCCCTCCAGGAAAGCGTCCTGAACACTCTCAAGGAGAACGGAATGCAGTCCAAGTACGTGATTGCAACCGGTTGTGAAGTCCCACCAAAAGGTCCGTGCGACACAGTCACTGCCCAGTCTTACACTGTAGCAGAAACCGGTCCGGAACTCTACAAGAAGATCATCGGATAA